The following are from one region of the Hydrogenimonas sp. SS33 genome:
- a CDS encoding ABC transporter permease, translating to MRLFLRKLLYIGGMLLLISLISFLAIHAAPNSFFAAGELNPNITKESIEHLKAVYGLDKPLWEQYVRWVWAMLHLDFGLSFASGNPVIEEIGSRLPITLSMNVISMVFVFFIALKLGIRAALWQGSVADRSVKQLSLVSFAMPSFYLALLLILFFALKLGWFPISGLQSIDPRQGVMKWVDYAWHLAIPIFVMVFGGIGGLTMYVRSLTLEILKSDYIFFAKARGINDRTIRRRFILPNLMPSIVTILGLSLPGLIGGSVIIESIFSINGMGLLFYQSALSRDYPVIMGILIITAFLTLLGNVLADLTLLKLNPYAARE from the coding sequence ATGCGGCTGTTTCTGCGAAAACTCCTCTACATCGGCGGGATGCTGCTGCTCATCTCGCTCATCTCTTTCCTCGCTATCCACGCCGCGCCCAACAGCTTCTTCGCGGCGGGCGAGCTGAACCCAAACATCACCAAAGAGTCCATCGAGCATCTCAAGGCGGTCTACGGCCTGGACAAACCGCTGTGGGAGCAGTATGTCCGCTGGGTCTGGGCGATGCTGCATCTCGATTTCGGCCTCTCCTTCGCCAGCGGCAATCCGGTCATCGAAGAGATCGGCTCCCGTCTGCCGATCACTCTGTCGATGAACGTCATCTCCATGGTCTTCGTCTTCTTCATCGCCTTGAAACTGGGGATTCGAGCGGCTCTGTGGCAGGGGAGCGTGGCGGATCGGTCGGTCAAGCAGCTCTCTCTGGTGAGCTTCGCGATGCCATCTTTCTACCTGGCCCTGCTGCTGATCCTCTTCTTCGCGCTGAAGCTGGGGTGGTTCCCCATCAGCGGGTTGCAGAGCATCGACCCCAGGCAGGGTGTGATGAAGTGGGTCGACTACGCCTGGCACCTGGCCATTCCCATCTTCGTCATGGTCTTCGGAGGCATCGGCGGGCTGACGATGTATGTGCGCTCATTGACCCTGGAGATACTGAAAAGCGACTACATCTTCTTCGCCAAAGCCCGGGGGATCAACGACAGAACCATCAGACGACGCTTCATCCTGCCCAACCTGATGCCCTCCATCGTGACGATCCTGGGCCTCTCCCTGCCCGGGCTCATCGGCGGCAGCGTCATCATCGAGTCGATCTTCTCCATCAACGGCATGGGGTTGCTCTTCTACCAGTCGGCCCTGAGCCGGGATTACCCGGTCATTATGGGTATACTCATCATTACGGCATTTTTGACGCTACTTGGGAATGTGCTGGCGGATCTGACCCTTCTGAAGCTCAACCCCTACGCGGCAAGGGAGTGA
- a CDS encoding DUF4258 domain-containing protein → MESETFELIKRLVKNGDVLVPNHGYDELAEDNIFVSDLLVSIEAGEVLEDYPNFGKGPCCLVLQ, encoded by the coding sequence TTGGAAAGTGAAACTTTCGAACTCATCAAACGCCTCGTAAAAAATGGAGATGTTCTCGTTCCCAATCACGGATACGATGAATTGGCGGAAGACAACATATTCGTCAGTGACCTTTTGGTATCTATAGAGGCGGGGGAAGTTTTGGAAGATTACCCGAATTTCGGTAAGGGACCATGTTGTCTTGTCCTTCAATAA
- the tilS gene encoding tRNA lysidine(34) synthetase TilS: MLESSTLPPLLEGRNLLAFSGGVDSTALYHLLKERNIPFDIALVNYRTRPQSDEEAAYAETLAARDGKRLHLHTAKIGKKDFEHRARRERYAFFERLIQTHGYDTLITAHQLDDLLEWHLMQLCKGAGCAELVGMRPLEEREIANRETEIGKGEARSYRLVRPLLLTPKERLLAYLKARGIRYYVDESNYDETYTRNRFRQQAAKFLMEESPEGIARSFRYMLEDAGTLAASPEILFRHGELTLFRHPKEETLLMRQIDRLLKRNGCLPSGAQKREILQKRDVVVAGTWAVVIEPERVWVAPYRRAVMPKPFRERCRKAKIPEKVRPYLFETEGLEALLSLPLFSS; encoded by the coding sequence ATGCTTGAAAGCAGCACCCTTCCCCCGCTTCTTGAGGGCCGCAACCTCCTGGCCTTCTCCGGCGGCGTCGACTCCACCGCCCTCTACCATCTGCTCAAAGAGCGGAACATCCCCTTCGACATCGCCCTGGTCAACTACCGCACCCGCCCCCAGAGCGACGAAGAGGCCGCCTACGCCGAGACGCTGGCGGCACGAGACGGCAAACGCCTCCACCTGCACACCGCCAAAATCGGCAAAAAAGATTTCGAACACCGCGCCAGGCGGGAGCGCTACGCCTTTTTCGAAAGGCTCATCCAGACCCACGGTTACGACACCCTCATCACCGCCCACCAGCTCGACGACCTGCTGGAGTGGCACCTGATGCAGCTTTGCAAAGGAGCGGGGTGCGCGGAACTGGTAGGGATGCGGCCGTTGGAGGAGCGGGAAATCGCGAATCGTGAAACGGAAATCGGGAAAGGGGAAGCGAGGTCCTACCGGCTTGTGAGACCGCTGCTTCTGACGCCGAAAGAGCGGCTTCTTGCCTATCTGAAAGCGCGGGGCATCCGCTACTATGTGGATGAGAGCAACTATGACGAAACCTACACCCGCAACCGCTTCCGGCAGCAGGCGGCAAAATTTTTGATGGAAGAGTCCCCGGAAGGGATCGCCCGCTCCTTCCGCTATATGCTCGAAGACGCCGGAACCCTGGCCGCTTCCCCGGAGATTCTCTTTCGGCACGGAGAGCTGACGCTCTTTCGGCACCCGAAAGAGGAGACCTTGCTAATGCGCCAGATCGACCGCCTCCTGAAACGAAACGGCTGTCTGCCAAGCGGCGCGCAGAAAAGAGAGATTCTGCAAAAGCGGGATGTGGTGGTCGCCGGTACCTGGGCAGTCGTCATCGAGCCGGAGAGGGTCTGGGTCGCGCCCTACCGCCGGGCGGTCATGCCCAAACCCTTCCGGGAGCGGTGCCGCAAAGCGAAGATCCCTGAAAAGGTGCGCCCCTACCTCTTCGAAACGGAGGGTTTGGAAGCATTGCTTTCGCTGCCCCTTTTCTCTTCATAG
- the nusA gene encoding transcription termination factor NusA: protein MEKIIDIIESIAHEKGLPPESAKEAFKTALVQTAKRVICEACDFEAEIDEKGKRYALYQKITVVEPGDPRLVDEPEKYISIEEAKEIDPDVELGDELTSEIDLESYGRSAAAALYHEIEYHIQRFVEEQMFNKYKAMIGTIVSGPVTRVDKEENTYIEIDEVRAVLPKRNRIKGESFRVGETIKGILRYVGIDKKFGIHLEISRTMPKFLEELLRQEVPEIQDGLVVIEKSARIPGERAKVALMATTPTVDPVGATVGVKGVRINAVSEELNGENIDCIEYSPIPEIFVARALSPAIISSVKIEEDKAIVSLPSDQKSKAIGRSGINIRLASMLTGYQIDLVELPSTATCTTTEGGTEEEKPVNPDALKALFGE, encoded by the coding sequence ATGGAAAAAATCATAGATATCATAGAATCCATTGCCCATGAAAAGGGGCTGCCGCCCGAATCGGCCAAGGAGGCCTTCAAAACGGCGCTCGTCCAGACCGCCAAACGGGTCATCTGCGAAGCGTGCGACTTCGAGGCGGAGATCGACGAAAAGGGCAAGCGCTACGCCCTCTACCAGAAGATCACCGTCGTCGAACCGGGCGACCCGCGCCTCGTCGACGAGCCGGAGAAGTACATCTCCATCGAGGAGGCGAAAGAGATCGACCCCGACGTGGAACTGGGCGACGAACTGACCAGCGAGATCGACCTGGAGTCCTACGGCCGCAGCGCCGCCGCGGCCCTCTACCACGAAATCGAATACCACATCCAGCGCTTCGTCGAAGAGCAGATGTTCAACAAGTACAAAGCGATGATCGGCACCATAGTCAGCGGCCCCGTCACCCGGGTCGACAAGGAAGAGAACACCTACATCGAAATCGATGAAGTGCGCGCCGTTTTGCCCAAACGCAACCGGATCAAAGGGGAGTCCTTCAGGGTAGGCGAAACGATCAAGGGCATTCTGCGCTATGTGGGCATCGACAAGAAGTTCGGCATCCACCTGGAGATCTCCCGCACCATGCCCAAATTTCTCGAAGAGCTGCTGCGCCAGGAGGTCCCCGAAATCCAGGACGGGCTCGTGGTCATAGAGAAGTCGGCCCGCATCCCCGGTGAACGGGCGAAAGTGGCGCTGATGGCGACGACCCCCACCGTCGACCCCGTCGGCGCCACCGTCGGTGTGAAAGGGGTGCGCATCAACGCCGTCAGCGAAGAGCTCAACGGCGAAAACATCGACTGCATCGAATACTCCCCCATTCCGGAGATATTCGTGGCCCGCGCCCTCAGCCCCGCCATCATCAGCAGTGTGAAGATCGAGGAAGACAAAGCCATCGTCTCACTCCCCAGCGACCAGAAGTCCAAAGCCATCGGACGTAGCGGCATCAACATCCGCCTCGCCTCCATGCTCACCGGCTACCAGATCGACCTGGTCGAACTCCCCTCTACCGCCACCTGCACCACGACAGAAGGCGGCACCGAAGAGGAGAAACCGGTCAACCCCGACGCCCTCAAAGCGCTCTTCGGCGAATAA
- a CDS encoding lysophospholipid acyltransferase family protein produces the protein MRKLSKRLAVALIPPLGVGVMWFLYLTTRKRWHFAFDEAVMRKPFVVLFWHGELLMAPFIFRKISPEPRVNVMISEHTDGEIIARIIGAFGLGTIRGSSRRGAAKAFIAALRAVKRGESVGITPDGPKGPRHSVSDGAVAVAQKAGIPIVLLNCRPRRYWQAKSWDRFVIPKPFTTIDYYASEAIDVAGMEVEEAKRLVQSRLMEHAVA, from the coding sequence TTGCGTAAACTCTCCAAGCGTCTCGCCGTCGCCCTCATCCCCCCGCTGGGGGTCGGGGTGATGTGGTTTTTGTACCTGACGACGCGAAAACGGTGGCATTTCGCCTTCGACGAGGCGGTGATGCGAAAACCCTTCGTCGTCCTCTTCTGGCATGGCGAGCTGCTGATGGCCCCCTTCATTTTCCGGAAAATCTCCCCAGAACCCAGAGTGAACGTGATGATCAGCGAACATACCGACGGCGAGATCATCGCCCGCATCATCGGTGCTTTCGGCCTCGGTACGATCCGCGGCTCCAGCCGCAGGGGGGCGGCGAAAGCCTTCATCGCGGCGCTGCGGGCCGTCAAGCGGGGCGAGAGCGTGGGCATCACCCCCGACGGGCCCAAAGGGCCCAGGCACTCTGTCTCCGACGGCGCCGTCGCCGTCGCCCAGAAGGCGGGCATTCCCATCGTCCTGCTCAACTGCCGCCCCCGGCGCTACTGGCAGGCCAAAAGCTGGGACAGGTTCGTCATCCCCAAACCTTTCACCACCATCGACTACTACGCTTCTGAAGCGATTGATGTGGCCGGTATGGAGGTGGAGGAGGCGAAGCGGCTGGTGCAATCACGCCTGATGGAGCATGCCGTCGCATGA
- the miaB gene encoding tRNA (N6-isopentenyl adenosine(37)-C2)-methylthiotransferase MiaB, with the protein MGAKKFYIETLGCAMNVRDSEHMVAELTQKEGYEPTDTLEEADLILINTCSVREKPVHKLFSEIGVFNKRKKEGAKIGVCGCTASHLGEEIIRRAPFVDFVLGARNVSKITQVLHKPKAVEVDIDYDESQYAFGEFRASPYKAYVNISIGCDKQCTFCIVPHTRGEEISIPAELIVREAKRAAESGAKEIFLLGQNVNNYGRRFSGEHPKTTFTDLLKMVSEIEAVERIRFTSPHPLHMDDAFLEEFARNPKICKSMHMPLQSGSTRILKAMKRGYTKEWFLERAAKLREMVPGVSISTDIIVAFPGETEEDFEDTMDVLEKVRFEQLFSFKYSPRPLTPAQHYENRVPDDIGSARLKRLQERHGEILDELKAKRVGEVHRVYFEELRPGGMVAGRTDNNMLVSVEGSEELLGRTLSVEITEAGRTAHRGRVVA; encoded by the coding sequence ATGGGCGCCAAAAAGTTCTACATCGAAACCCTCGGCTGCGCCATGAACGTGCGCGACAGCGAACACATGGTCGCGGAACTGACCCAGAAAGAGGGGTACGAACCCACCGACACGCTGGAGGAGGCGGACCTGATTCTCATCAATACCTGCAGCGTGCGGGAGAAGCCGGTCCACAAGCTCTTCAGCGAGATCGGGGTTTTCAACAAACGCAAAAAAGAGGGGGCGAAGATCGGTGTCTGCGGATGTACCGCCAGCCACCTGGGGGAGGAGATCATCCGCCGCGCCCCCTTCGTCGATTTCGTGCTGGGGGCGCGCAACGTCAGCAAGATCACGCAGGTGCTCCACAAGCCCAAAGCGGTGGAGGTGGACATCGACTACGACGAGAGCCAGTACGCCTTCGGGGAGTTCCGCGCCTCGCCCTACAAGGCTTACGTCAACATCTCCATCGGCTGTGACAAGCAGTGCACCTTCTGTATCGTGCCCCACACCCGCGGCGAGGAGATCTCCATCCCCGCGGAACTGATCGTCCGGGAGGCGAAGCGGGCTGCGGAGAGCGGGGCGAAAGAGATCTTCCTGCTTGGGCAGAATGTCAACAACTACGGCCGCCGTTTCAGCGGGGAGCATCCCAAAACGACCTTCACCGACCTGCTGAAGATGGTCAGCGAGATCGAGGCGGTGGAGCGCATCCGCTTCACCTCGCCCCACCCCCTGCATATGGACGACGCCTTTTTGGAAGAGTTCGCCCGCAACCCCAAAATCTGCAAGTCGATGCATATGCCGCTGCAGAGCGGCTCCACCCGTATTCTCAAGGCGATGAAGCGGGGCTATACGAAAGAGTGGTTCCTGGAGCGTGCCGCCAAACTGAGGGAAATGGTCCCGGGCGTCTCCATCAGCACCGACATCATCGTCGCCTTTCCGGGCGAGACGGAGGAGGATTTCGAAGATACGATGGATGTGCTGGAGAAGGTCCGGTTCGAGCAGCTCTTCAGCTTCAAATATTCCCCCCGCCCCCTGACGCCGGCGCAGCATTACGAAAACCGGGTGCCCGACGACATCGGCTCGGCACGCCTGAAACGGCTGCAGGAGCGCCACGGGGAGATTCTGGACGAATTGAAAGCTAAAAGGGTGGGGGAGGTCCACCGGGTCTACTTCGAAGAGCTGCGCCCCGGCGGCATGGTGGCGGGGCGCACCGACAACAACATGCTGGTGAGCGTGGAAGGAAGCGAAGAGCTGCTGGGCCGTACGCTTTCTGTGGAGATCACCGAAGCGGGCCGGACGGCGCACCGGGGCCGGGTGGTTGCGTAA
- a CDS encoding N-6 DNA methylase has protein sequence MKSLTDIANRLKRHLGRSSLALLETLELAVVKRYRPEIVESLAGAKERGEIEAALNRAYRELGLRHRVTEHDESLALHLIARHLAEAPVDPEAVERFLQEFTIEKSGNDLYGFSTPVELKELMVGLLGVGRGESVYNPCFGIGGFFGTLARHEREIDLYGEEVEGVNRLIAGLSAQFSGLTSCRLERRDVLMDPAWCEKGECHRFDRVVCNPPFDLPLDTEALKRDFRFARYGVPPANASELAFLEHAAATMKKRAVVLLRGALLKRSSAEAKVRTKMAMDGLVEAVVALPGGLIPRWKEEMALVVLSPGNEEVFFLDADVPRYQKRKGRRNTIVRIGELVETVRLKRESSHGVRVPVGDITAQSLSPAHYLAPKRAQSPGVPLSDVAERIFRAQRVETKKVEGTEYLEVGLSDIAQDDYTTGRGTEKRGDMKRIGNFRLREGDILLPLRGSPHAVGIVGKSEGAMVPNAGVIVVRPKRREEAEGLYLFFRSKKGRAVLESLYAESPNRTLNPDALGRIHVQPMDPVKAREIFSEIREKRRSILLLQKDIERTLCNATDPRKSVTS, from the coding sequence ATGAAGAGCCTGACAGACATCGCGAACCGCCTCAAGCGCCACCTGGGTCGAAGCTCCCTGGCGCTGCTGGAGACGCTGGAGCTGGCCGTGGTCAAACGCTACCGCCCAGAGATCGTCGAGTCGCTCGCGGGGGCGAAGGAGCGGGGGGAGATCGAAGCCGCCCTCAACCGGGCCTACCGGGAGCTGGGTCTTCGCCACCGGGTGACCGAACACGACGAGAGCCTGGCCCTGCACCTGATCGCCAGGCACCTGGCCGAAGCACCCGTGGATCCGGAGGCGGTCGAGCGCTTTTTGCAGGAGTTCACGATCGAGAAGAGCGGCAACGACCTCTACGGCTTCTCCACCCCCGTGGAGCTGAAGGAGCTGATGGTGGGGCTTCTGGGGGTCGGGAGGGGCGAGAGCGTCTACAACCCCTGTTTCGGCATCGGGGGCTTTTTCGGCACCCTCGCCCGCCACGAGAGGGAGATCGACCTCTACGGGGAGGAGGTGGAGGGGGTCAACCGCCTCATCGCCGGGCTGTCGGCGCAGTTTTCCGGCCTCACCTCCTGCCGCCTGGAGCGTAGGGACGTGCTGATGGACCCGGCCTGGTGCGAGAAGGGGGAGTGCCACCGTTTCGACCGGGTCGTCTGCAACCCGCCCTTCGACCTGCCGCTGGACACGGAGGCGCTGAAGAGGGATTTCAGGTTCGCCCGCTACGGCGTGCCGCCGGCCAACGCCTCGGAGCTGGCCTTCCTCGAACACGCCGCGGCGACGATGAAAAAACGGGCGGTGGTGCTGCTGCGCGGCGCGCTGCTGAAACGAAGCTCGGCGGAGGCGAAGGTGCGCACGAAGATGGCGATGGACGGGCTCGTCGAGGCGGTGGTCGCGCTTCCGGGCGGGTTGATCCCCAGGTGGAAGGAAGAGATGGCCCTGGTGGTGCTCTCGCCAGGCAACGAAGAGGTCTTCTTCCTCGACGCGGACGTGCCGCGGTATCAGAAGAGGAAGGGGCGCCGCAACACGATCGTGCGCATCGGGGAGCTGGTCGAGACGGTCCGTCTGAAAAGAGAGAGCTCCCACGGCGTGCGCGTTCCCGTTGGCGACATTACCGCCCAGAGCCTCTCCCCCGCCCATTATCTGGCACCGAAGAGGGCCCAAAGTCCCGGCGTGCCCCTCTCGGACGTCGCGGAGAGGATATTCCGCGCCCAACGCGTGGAGACCAAAAAAGTGGAAGGAACGGAATACCTCGAGGTCGGACTCTCGGATATCGCGCAGGACGACTACACGACCGGCCGCGGGACGGAAAAGAGAGGCGATATGAAGAGGATCGGGAATTTCCGTCTCCGGGAGGGCGACATCCTGCTTCCATTGAGGGGCTCGCCCCATGCCGTGGGCATCGTCGGGAAGAGCGAAGGGGCCATGGTTCCCAACGCCGGGGTGATCGTCGTGCGGCCGAAAAGGCGCGAAGAGGCCGAGGGGCTCTATCTCTTCTTCCGTTCGAAAAAGGGACGGGCGGTGTTGGAGTCGCTCTATGCCGAAAGCCCCAACCGCACCCTCAACCCCGACGCGCTGGGTCGGATCCACGTCCAACCGATGGACCCGGTGAAGGCTCGGGAGATTTTTTCGGAGATACGGGAAAAGAGAAGAAGTATCCTTTTACTGCAAAAAGATATAGAAAGAACCCTTTGCAATGCGACAGATCCTAGAAAATCCGTTACAAGCTGA
- a CDS encoding DUF481 domain-containing protein — MKKVAAMLLCGAALFAADLKVGELKQHVELGYLGTSGNSDSKTLSALYGNDYQWTDSTDVHFKTDAYYGEKDGDKTDERYRAYGIVNHHYSPRGYSYVEAGALRNTFQGYNQQYNGGLGMGYVIIDDKIQLFKVRGGYQYRWANFTDGTDDDFHFLKLGANYNYQFSETGKLESELNFLKNLESTDDFETVFRIAVKVLMAENLSLRVGFEVKYDNTPPLNDDGSEKDKTDTTTTVGIVYDF, encoded by the coding sequence ATGAAAAAAGTTGCGGCAATGCTTCTTTGCGGTGCGGCTCTGTTCGCTGCGGATTTGAAGGTAGGAGAGCTTAAACAGCATGTCGAACTGGGCTATCTGGGAACGTCGGGCAATTCCGACAGCAAAACGCTCAGTGCACTCTACGGGAACGATTACCAATGGACCGATTCGACCGATGTCCATTTCAAAACCGATGCCTATTACGGAGAAAAAGACGGGGACAAAACCGATGAACGCTACAGGGCATACGGGATCGTCAACCACCATTATTCACCCCGAGGGTACTCCTATGTGGAAGCGGGGGCACTTCGCAACACCTTCCAGGGATACAATCAACAGTATAACGGCGGCCTGGGTATGGGGTATGTCATTATCGATGACAAAATCCAGCTTTTCAAGGTCCGTGGCGGTTATCAGTACCGATGGGCCAATTTTACCGACGGTACGGATGACGATTTCCATTTTCTGAAACTCGGGGCGAACTACAATTATCAGTTCAGCGAAACCGGCAAACTCGAATCGGAGCTGAATTTCCTGAAAAATCTTGAAAGTACCGATGATTTTGAGACGGTATTCAGAATCGCGGTGAAAGTTCTGATGGCTGAAAACCTCTCTCTGAGGGTCGGCTTCGAAGTGAAATATGACAACACTCCTCCGTTAAACGATGACGGAAGCGAAAAAGATAAAACCGATACGACGACGACGGTAGGGATCGTCTATGACTTTTAA
- the rimO gene encoding 30S ribosomal protein S12 methylthiotransferase RimO: protein MSKKLHIVSLGCTKNLVDTEVMLGRLKSFDMTDAPEEADVIIVNTCGFIDAAKEESLQTVLTLHEARKEESVLVMAGCLSERYKEELQKELPEVDIFTGVGDYDKIDELIAKKQTRFTPHVFLVDEEHERVVTGSRAHAYVKLAEGCNQTCSFCAIPGFKGRLHSRTLESVVKEVTRLAKEGFYDFSFISQDSSSYLRDLGIQDGLVDLIDAIEPIEGVRSARILYLYPSTTSPRLIERIAASPVFQNYFDMPIQHIHPRVLKAMKRGIGADKIRSLLAQMRDTPGSFVRTSVIVGFPTETEEEFQALCDFIENFGFDRVNIFEYSDEEGTAAHDLTPKIAPEVIHERAERLGEIVEKTTMASLEKMVGKTFEMIVTGPSEEHEFLLSARPLIWAPEIDGEVLVNDSDIEGIVYDRLYRVEVTERAGTQLLGRILSDA, encoded by the coding sequence ATGTCAAAAAAACTACACATTGTCTCTCTGGGATGCACCAAAAACCTCGTCGATACCGAGGTGATGCTGGGGCGCCTGAAATCCTTCGATATGACCGACGCGCCGGAAGAGGCGGATGTCATCATCGTCAATACCTGCGGCTTCATCGACGCCGCCAAAGAGGAGAGCCTCCAAACCGTGCTCACTCTTCACGAAGCGCGCAAAGAGGAGTCCGTGCTGGTGATGGCGGGGTGCCTGAGCGAGCGCTACAAGGAGGAGCTGCAAAAAGAGCTTCCCGAAGTCGACATCTTCACCGGCGTCGGCGATTACGACAAGATCGACGAACTCATCGCCAAAAAGCAGACCCGCTTCACCCCCCACGTCTTCCTGGTCGACGAAGAGCACGAACGCGTCGTCACCGGCTCCCGCGCCCACGCCTACGTCAAACTGGCCGAAGGGTGCAACCAGACCTGCAGCTTCTGCGCCATTCCGGGCTTCAAGGGCAGGCTCCACTCCAGAACCCTGGAGAGTGTCGTCAAAGAGGTGACGCGGCTGGCGAAGGAGGGATTCTACGACTTCAGTTTCATCTCCCAGGACTCCAGCAGCTACCTGCGCGACCTGGGCATCCAGGACGGTCTGGTGGACCTCATCGACGCCATCGAACCGATCGAAGGGGTTCGAAGCGCCCGGATCCTCTACCTCTACCCAAGCACCACTTCGCCGCGGCTGATCGAGCGTATCGCCGCCTCCCCCGTTTTCCAAAACTACTTCGACATGCCGATCCAGCACATCCACCCGCGTGTGCTCAAAGCGATGAAACGGGGCATCGGCGCCGACAAAATCCGATCGCTCCTGGCCCAGATGCGCGACACGCCCGGCAGTTTCGTCCGCACCAGCGTCATCGTCGGGTTTCCCACCGAAACCGAAGAGGAGTTTCAGGCGCTGTGCGACTTCATCGAAAACTTCGGCTTCGACCGGGTCAACATCTTCGAATACTCCGACGAAGAGGGGACCGCCGCCCATGACCTCACCCCCAAGATCGCCCCGGAGGTGATCCACGAACGGGCCGAGCGGCTGGGTGAGATCGTGGAGAAAACGACGATGGCCTCTTTGGAGAAGATGGTCGGCAAAACCTTCGAGATGATCGTCACGGGGCCCAGCGAAGAGCACGAATTCCTCCTCTCCGCCCGTCCCCTCATCTGGGCGCCCGAGATCGACGGGGAGGTGCTCGTCAACGACAGCGACATCGAAGGCATCGTCTACGACAGACTCTACCGCGTCGAAGTGACGGAGAGGGCCGGAACCCAGTTGCTGGGGCGCATTCTCTCGGATGCTTGA
- a CDS encoding HP0268 family nuclease — translation MELKAARKELNAKPKAVSLDKIEKEVEKEGDKIFYFDRENSHKDLMEMVEHFEEKGYSVYFREIRYGLDENDYLYEVHILV, via the coding sequence ATGGAACTGAAAGCCGCACGAAAAGAACTCAACGCCAAGCCCAAAGCCGTCAGCCTCGACAAAATCGAGAAAGAGGTGGAAAAAGAGGGAGACAAAATCTTCTATTTCGACCGGGAGAACTCCCACAAGGACCTGATGGAGATGGTCGAACATTTCGAAGAGAAGGGGTATAGCGTCTATTTCCGCGAAATCCGCTACGGACTGGACGAAAACGACTATCTCTACGAGGTGCACATACTGGTCTGA
- the metK gene encoding methionine adenosyltransferase, with translation MYLFTSENVSPGHPDKCADIISDTIVDTFLAADPNARVAAEVMIAGKEVVIGGEVSSTLKPDHDDYEKLVKKALIDIGYTGTGGFSRTQALHPDDVTVTVRLNAQSPEIASGVKREDGEIGAGDQGIMFGYACDETKELMPSAIVFSRRIRERVYEYALGHPFELGVDIKTQVTVDYGSKEGFDNGEVKRIDTIVVSAPYTESFGRGNAERLIRRLIQESGLPEGLVDGRTRLLINPSGSYVGHSALHDCGLTGRKLIVDTYGGYAPIGGGAQSGKDWTKVDRSGLYAARWLARRIVEEGLAKKALVQLSYAIGEAKPVSVTVDTMGTGRSGGGDEELSGRLAGLYPLTPAWIRDAFGLDRPGEEGFGYADVAARGQVGVGEWPWERLVAADGGL, from the coding sequence ATGTATCTCTTCACCAGCGAAAACGTCTCCCCGGGCCACCCGGACAAATGCGCCGACATCATCTCCGACACCATCGTCGACACATTTCTGGCCGCCGACCCGAACGCCAGGGTCGCGGCGGAGGTGATGATCGCAGGAAAGGAGGTGGTAATCGGCGGCGAAGTCTCTTCCACGCTGAAACCGGATCACGACGACTACGAAAAACTCGTGAAGAAGGCCCTTATAGACATCGGATACACCGGAACGGGCGGTTTCAGCCGGACACAGGCCCTGCATCCCGACGACGTCACCGTCACCGTGCGCCTGAACGCCCAGTCTCCCGAAATCGCCTCGGGGGTGAAGCGCGAAGACGGCGAGATCGGGGCGGGGGACCAGGGGATCATGTTCGGATACGCCTGCGACGAGACGAAAGAGCTGATGCCCTCGGCCATCGTCTTCAGCCGCCGTATCCGCGAAAGGGTCTACGAGTACGCCCTGGGCCACCCCTTCGAACTGGGCGTCGACATCAAGACCCAGGTGACGGTGGATTACGGCTCGAAGGAGGGCTTCGACAATGGGGAGGTGAAGCGCATCGACACGATCGTCGTCTCCGCCCCCTACACCGAAAGCTTCGGCAGAGGCAACGCCGAGAGGCTGATCCGAAGGCTCATCCAAGAGTCCGGCCTGCCCGAAGGGCTGGTGGACGGACGCACCCGCCTCCTGATCAATCCCTCGGGAAGCTATGTCGGCCACAGCGCGCTGCACGACTGCGGGCTGACGGGCAGGAAGCTGATCGTCGACACCTACGGAGGGTACGCCCCCATCGGCGGCGGCGCCCAGTCGGGCAAGGACTGGACCAAGGTCGACAGGAGCGGCCTCTACGCCGCCAGGTGGCTGGCCAGGCGGATCGTGGAGGAGGGGCTGGCCAAAAAGGCTCTGGTGCAGCTTTCTTACGCCATCGGCGAAGCGAAGCCCGTCTCCGTCACCGTGGACACGATGGGCACGGGCCGAAGCGGCGGGGGCGACGAAGAGCTCTCCGGGAGGCTCGCGGGTCTCTATCCTCTCACCCCGGCGTGGATCCGGGACGCCTTCGGGCTCGACAGGCCGGGGGAAGAGGGTTTCGGCTACGCCGACGTCGCCGCCAGAGGGCAGGTGGGCGTCGGAGAGTGGCCGTGGGAACGTCTGGTGGCCGCCGACGGTGGCCTGTGA